In Hominilimicola fabiformis, a genomic segment contains:
- a CDS encoding amidoligase family protein: protein MSEENKNVRCDLCGEEVSSQNAIRFDGTILCTDCFNQRVTECSHCGRSIWRDDSRNGEYCQDCYDNLYETCTECGDDVCRDDVCYHNDEPYCQNCYDEINDSIIHDYYYKPDPIFYGKGQPHYGIELEIDEGGEYDDNAERILNIGNRINEHIYCKHDGSLDEGFEIVSHPATLEYHTKTILWKKILDEALEMGYYSHNSGTCGLHVHINRAALGESVEEQENTIARIVYFFEKFWDKILRFSRRTETQADRWASRYGCSMDNPKESLKGAKTSGLGRYTAVNLTNTFTVELRIFRGTLRYKTFMATLQFVDLLCEMAINLTDEEFQTMTWKEFAETVSADKAELKEYLKIRGLEE from the coding sequence ATGAGTGAAGAAAATAAAAATGTACGATGCGATTTATGCGGAGAAGAAGTAAGTTCTCAAAATGCAATAAGATTTGACGGAACGATATTATGTACCGACTGTTTTAATCAACGAGTGACGGAGTGCAGCCATTGCGGCAGAAGTATATGGCGTGACGATTCGAGGAACGGCGAGTATTGCCAAGATTGCTATGACAATCTATACGAAACTTGTACCGAATGTGGTGATGACGTTTGCCGAGATGATGTATGTTATCACAATGATGAACCGTACTGCCAAAACTGTTATGACGAAATAAACGATTCCATAATACACGATTATTACTACAAACCGGATCCGATATTTTACGGCAAGGGACAACCGCATTACGGCATAGAGCTTGAAATAGATGAAGGCGGTGAATATGACGATAATGCCGAGAGAATTTTGAATATAGGCAATCGAATTAATGAGCATATTTATTGCAAGCATGACGGCTCGCTTGATGAAGGTTTTGAAATTGTAAGTCATCCTGCGACTTTGGAATATCATACCAAAACAATACTTTGGAAAAAGATTTTAGACGAAGCACTTGAAATGGGATATTACAGTCACAACAGCGGAACGTGCGGATTGCATGTGCATATAAACAGAGCCGCACTCGGCGAAAGTGTAGAGGAGCAGGAAAACACTATTGCAAGAATTGTGTATTTCTTCGAGAAGTTTTGGGATAAGATATTGAGATTTTCTCGCCGTACCGAAACTCAAGCTGACAGATGGGCGTCAAGATACGGTTGCAGTATGGATAATCCTAAAGAAAGTTTAAAAGGTGCAAAAACATCTGGACTTGGTAGATACACGGCAGTTAATCTTACAAACACCTTTACTGTTGAACTAAGAATATTCAGAGGTACGTTAAGGTACAAAACATTTATGGCTACATTGCAGTTTGTGGATTTGCTTTGTGAAATGGCGATAAATCTGACGGATGAGGAATTTCAGACAATGACATGGAAAGAGTTTGCGGAAACAGTATCAGCAGATAAAGCAGAATTAAAGGAATACTTGAAGATAAGAGGATTGGAGGAGTAA
- a CDS encoding ATP-dependent nuclease, whose translation MNISKIDINNFRLLKQTSINCEKELSLIIGKNNCGKTSLLSALSKCIGSKSEVGKFNYFDFSMAFQNRLYDVIDGKNDFSEDELKGIQIDIYIEYGNEDDLTNISELFLDLDPDNKTVVLRFCYFLKDIEKLRDDFNAYRNSRKNLSNEKAFTKFMDKKHKIYFEFKRYSVLYNHLKGEVDNDIYKFIDNKDIDISKIIAFSYVGARRNVSNTEDEELSTLAGMYYERTKDMESNNTRISGEFEDALDKTDEEFSGIYVNVFQQLTERISEFGGMRKNETVLKVISRIKEMNLLRNNTTVVYGNQNGTLPENYNGLGFLNLFSIIMNIEIKLCDFRKESKKDESPADINLLFIEEPEAHTHPQMQYIFIKNIKKLLEEGRKINKSEKKINLQTFMTTHSSHIVAECDFDDIKYFFKTNEGDNVISKNLSDLEIMYQKEKGSKNNHFKFLKQYLTLNRAEVFFADKIVLIEGDTERILLPAMIKKLDQENEYDIPLSSQNISIIEVGNYAEIYAEFIQFIGIKTLIITDIDTECYQTNKDNKPTLQASRVNDGTHTSNPAIKYYLKKRLEIDSQNTKNKTEMEDQKASEKYILTNLTLTDKIITGIYDDNGNLSWESDENGNVLIVYQIKEYNKDGKEYNARSFEDAFFHLNRNLFTERGKKTKKENITQCNSDFQGLKNVKKIFNKSVDSYDLAKDCVNKKTSFAMDILLNSESVDGKDFANWEIPSYIKEGLEWLQK comes from the coding sequence ATGAATATTTCTAAAATAGACATTAATAATTTTAGATTACTAAAACAAACAAGTATAAATTGTGAAAAAGAACTTTCTCTTATCATAGGCAAAAACAATTGTGGAAAAACATCTCTATTATCCGCATTAAGTAAATGCATTGGTAGTAAATCAGAAGTAGGTAAGTTTAATTATTTTGATTTCAGTATGGCTTTTCAGAATAGATTATATGATGTGATTGATGGAAAAAATGATTTTTCAGAAGATGAATTGAAGGGTATTCAAATAGATATATACATAGAATATGGAAATGAAGATGATTTAACTAATATAAGTGAACTTTTTTTGGATTTGGATCCGGATAATAAAACAGTAGTACTTAGATTTTGTTATTTTCTTAAAGATATTGAAAAATTAAGGGATGATTTTAATGCATATAGGAACTCACGAAAAAATCTTTCTAATGAAAAGGCATTTACAAAATTCATGGATAAAAAACATAAAATATATTTTGAATTTAAGCGATACAGTGTACTATATAATCACTTAAAAGGCGAGGTTGATAATGATATTTATAAATTTATAGATAATAAAGATATTGATATTTCAAAAATAATTGCATTTAGTTATGTCGGGGCAAGAAGAAATGTTTCCAATACTGAAGATGAAGAATTGTCGACTTTAGCTGGTATGTATTATGAAAGAACTAAAGATATGGAAAGTAATAATACAAGAATATCAGGGGAATTTGAAGATGCATTAGATAAAACCGATGAGGAATTTAGTGGAATATATGTGAATGTATTTCAACAGTTAACTGAAAGAATATCAGAATTTGGTGGTATGAGAAAAAATGAAACTGTATTAAAGGTTATTTCTCGAATTAAAGAGATGAATTTGTTAAGAAATAACACTACGGTTGTTTACGGTAATCAAAATGGTACGCTGCCGGAAAATTATAATGGCTTAGGATTTTTAAATTTGTTTAGTATTATTATGAATATTGAGATAAAACTATGTGATTTTCGAAAGGAATCTAAGAAGGATGAGTCACCGGCAGACATTAATCTTCTATTTATAGAAGAACCTGAAGCACATACACATCCACAAATGCAATATATATTTATTAAAAATATAAAAAAATTATTAGAAGAAGGTAGAAAAATAAATAAAAGTGAGAAGAAGATAAATTTGCAAACATTTATGACTACTCATTCTTCGCATATAGTTGCAGAATGCGATTTTGATGATATTAAGTATTTTTTTAAAACTAATGAGGGAGATAATGTTATATCTAAGAATTTAAGCGATTTGGAAATAATGTATCAAAAAGAAAAGGGTTCAAAGAATAATCATTTTAAATTCTTGAAACAGTATTTGACATTAAACCGTGCAGAAGTTTTTTTTGCTGACAAAATAGTACTAATTGAGGGAGATACAGAACGAATACTTCTTCCGGCAATGATAAAAAAGTTAGACCAAGAAAATGAATATGATATTCCACTTTCTTCTCAAAACATTTCTATTATAGAAGTTGGAAACTACGCAGAGATATATGCAGAATTTATTCAGTTTATAGGAATTAAAACTCTTATAATTACTGATATTGATACTGAATGTTATCAAACAAATAAAGATAATAAACCAACTCTTCAAGCGAGTCGAGTTAATGATGGTACACATACAAGTAATCCGGCTATAAAATATTATTTGAAAAAAAGACTTGAAATTGATAGCCAAAATACAAAAAATAAAACTGAAATGGAAGACCAAAAGGCTAGCGAAAAATACATACTTACAAATCTAACTCTTACTGATAAGATAATAACCGGCATATATGATGACAATGGCAATTTATCGTGGGAATCTGATGAGAACGGAAATGTTTTAATTGTGTATCAAATAAAAGAATATAATAAAGATGGGAAAGAATATAATGCACGAAGCTTTGAAGACGCATTTTTTCATTTGAATAGAAATTTATTTACTGAACGTGGCAAAAAGACTAAGAAAGAAAATATTACGCAGTGTAACTCAGACTTTCAAGGTTTGAAAAATGTTAAAAAAATATTCAATAAATCAGTAGATAGTTATGATTTGGCAAAGGATTGTGTTAATAAAAAAACATCATTTGCAATGGACATTTTGTTAAATAGTGAAAGTGTGGATGGAAAAGATTTTGCTAATTGGGAAATACCAAGTTACATAAAGGAGGGGTTGGAATGGCTTCAAAAGTAA
- a CDS encoding tetratricopeptide repeat protein, with protein MGLFSELFSNIVSDILINSYISAINYEEDENSFDENNINEDFGLSEEDTKYFQQRMLKGMENIRKTQEMRRDQLEYAMKKIDDGDVETGLAEIRDLSRQNYGLAQYALGYFYLNGKYVEKDYFYALYFLTQADKKNVLCATELLANCFENGIGVAANPERAKILRKKIKELEELNNQI; from the coding sequence ATGGGATTGTTTTCGGAATTATTTTCTAATATAGTATCTGACATTCTTATAAATTCGTATATATCAGCGATTAATTATGAGGAAGATGAGAATAGCTTTGATGAGAATAACATCAATGAAGATTTTGGTTTAAGTGAAGAGGATACAAAGTATTTTCAACAACGTATGCTAAAAGGTATGGAAAATATAAGAAAGACTCAAGAAATGCGACGTGATCAGTTAGAATATGCTATGAAAAAAATAGATGATGGAGATGTGGAAACTGGTTTGGCTGAAATTCGTGATTTATCAAGGCAAAACTATGGACTGGCACAATATGCTTTGGGCTATTTTTATTTGAATGGAAAATATGTAGAAAAAGATTATTTTTATGCATTGTATTTTTTAACACAAGCAGATAAGAAAAATGTGCTTTGTGCAACGGAATTGTTAGCAAATTGCTTTGAAAATGGAATTGGAGTTGCAGCTAATCCTGAGAGAGCAAAAATATTGAGGAAAAAAATAAAAGAATTGGAAGAACTAAATAATCAAATATGA
- a CDS encoding Abi family protein: MKKKGITFNYCSESEAKEFLKKNNNYFRVSAYRKMYDHYPSGENKGKYRDLDFQYLRELSTIDMHLRFLIIKMCLDIEHYLKIDLLAKAESVNDDGYESIDKFFSDSKYQYIKKNIYYKRNATYCGDLINYCFEFDDDNETISNYSKCRLWDFLECITFGDFLKFYEYYHKEHNIENKYEKLIPSIKSLRNACAHNNCILSQLRKSDCMPNKQISNFISGIYGISPSVRRLRLKSRVIYEIVCLIYVYKELTPETIKKHRFRELNSFVNGRMVKNKQYFENQQIIKSSYSFFKKIIDNI; this comes from the coding sequence ATGAAAAAGAAGGGAATTACTTTTAATTATTGTTCAGAGAGTGAGGCAAAAGAATTTTTAAAGAAAAATAATAATTATTTTCGGGTATCTGCGTATAGAAAAATGTATGATCACTATCCATCAGGAGAAAATAAAGGGAAATACAGAGATTTGGATTTTCAATATTTAAGAGAATTATCAACTATTGATATGCATTTAAGATTTTTAATAATAAAAATGTGTTTAGATATAGAACATTATTTGAAAATTGATTTGTTAGCAAAAGCAGAATCGGTAAATGATGATGGATATGAGAGTATAGATAAGTTTTTTTCAGATTCAAAGTATCAATATATAAAAAAGAACATATATTATAAAAGAAACGCTACTTACTGTGGAGATTTGATTAATTATTGTTTTGAATTTGATGATGACAATGAAACAATATCAAATTATAGTAAATGTAGATTGTGGGATTTCTTAGAATGTATTACATTTGGTGATTTTTTGAAGTTTTATGAGTATTACCATAAAGAACATAATATTGAGAACAAATATGAAAAATTAATACCAAGTATAAAAAGTTTAAGAAACGCTTGTGCACATAATAATTGTATATTATCACAATTAAGAAAAAGTGATTGTATGCCTAACAAGCAAATATCGAATTTTATATCAGGAATATATGGTATTAGTCCGAGTGTAAGAAGACTACGATTAAAGAGTAGAGTAATTTATGAAATAGTATGTCTCATATATGTATATAAAGAACTGACTCCGGAAACAATAAAAAAACATAGATTTAGAGAATTGAATAGTTTTGTTAATGGACGTATGGTGAAAAATAAACAATATTTTGAAAATCAACAAATCATAAAAAGTTCTTATAGCTTTTTTAAGAAAATTATTGACAATATTTAA
- a CDS encoding class II glutamine amidotransferase, with the protein MCGLYGVLSYGNKVKDMAEITEALAVESAVRGTDATGIAYNKNGKLIVFKKSKSAYEMTFSVPKNTVAVMGHTRHATQGTLNFNGNNHPFKGMCGDEEFALAHNGIICNDKKLRRELRLPSTIIDTDSYIAVQLIESQKKLDFKSLKYMAEEVEGSFSFSVLDSNDNLYIVKGDSPISILHFKKRQVYVYASTISILWKALVDTELFRDLKCGDYEDIEIQDGEILKISSKGKIQKTKFDFDEYGSCGYDWRKGFEYSNANEYVDDIKSVAQYYGYDSDEIDCLLNNGFTPEEVEEMLYADDFLEV; encoded by the coding sequence ATGTGTGGATTGTATGGTGTGTTATCATATGGAAATAAGGTAAAAGACATGGCAGAAATAACGGAAGCACTTGCCGTTGAAAGTGCGGTCAGAGGTACAGACGCAACCGGAATTGCATATAACAAGAACGGTAAACTTATTGTATTTAAGAAAAGTAAGAGTGCATATGAAATGACATTTAGTGTCCCTAAAAATACAGTTGCAGTAATGGGGCATACTCGTCATGCTACACAAGGGACACTAAATTTTAACGGTAATAATCACCCGTTTAAAGGTATGTGTGGCGACGAAGAATTTGCACTTGCACATAACGGCATAATTTGCAATGACAAAAAATTAAGACGTGAACTTAGATTGCCGTCAACAATTATTGATACCGACAGCTATATTGCAGTGCAGTTGATTGAATCGCAAAAGAAACTTGATTTTAAGAGCCTTAAATATATGGCTGAAGAAGTTGAGGGTAGTTTCTCGTTTTCGGTGCTTGATTCAAATGATAATCTTTACATAGTCAAAGGCGACAGTCCAATATCAATATTGCATTTCAAGAAAAGACAAGTATATGTGTATGCATCAACAATATCGATACTTTGGAAAGCACTTGTTGATACAGAATTGTTTCGCGACTTGAAATGTGGAGATTATGAAGATATTGAAATACAAGACGGTGAAATACTTAAAATATCAAGTAAAGGCAAGATACAGAAAACTAAGTTTGACTTTGACGAATACGGAAGTTGCGGTTACGATTGGCGAAAGGGGTTTGAATATTCAAATGCCAACGAGTATGTAGACGACATAAAGAGCGTCGCACAGTATTACGGGTATGACAGCGATGAAATCGACTGTTTGCTAAATAACGGCTTTACGCCGGAGGAGGTGGAGGAAATGTTGTACGCAGATGATTTCTTGGAAGTGTAA
- a CDS encoding ribbon-helix-helix domain-containing protein has translation MLNQKKFVVTPKTESSVTVTVRIEKESHDRLEELVLKSGRSRNELINKAIKFALDNLEFDDGKEE, from the coding sequence ATGCTTAATCAAAAAAAATTTGTTGTAACTCCTAAAACAGAAAGTTCTGTTACTGTTACAGTAAGAATCGAAAAAGAATCACACGACCGACTTGAAGAGTTAGTTTTAAAAAGTGGTCGCAGCAGAAACGAACTTATTAACAAAGCTATTAAATTTGCTCTTGATAATCTTGAATTTGACGACGGAAAAGAGGAATAA
- a CDS encoding UvrD-helicase domain-containing protein: protein MASKVTEDEVSEIFKLIDDKKNFVLNGGAGSGKTYSLVSIINEIYSQNPLSKIACITYTNAAVHEIENRVANKKLKIATIHDFLWENIYSYQKELKETLVEGINKQIFKNIKVETPYDNNFQDGIKYTEHLRIDYGEISHDEIIILANQMFEKYPKLCSILNNKYDFIFVDEYQDTFSEVVKILLDFLPRGDNVNKCIIGFFGDSMQAIYNNGIGDLNEYIKLKKVTEIVKKQNRRNPQTVIDLANKIRTDNLKQEPSEDFNAPNMENGIVKQGSIKFLYGDNISYDNLKKASCFVGWDFNDSKETKELRLTHNLIADTAGFPSLMEIYDKDPLIKLKNEFCKHIKENNISIDEDKSFGDVVNEVEWTFSDKVKVVENRGKSKFEVFIKEPENKKLYDLVKNMKFIDVKKIYFDKDNLISDKKAIDETSSTQSKRDKLIRHLFKIQSLVKMYKEKKYNDFLRRTSFRITSIKDKEKIHDKISELSSMENKTIGDVISYADKSDLCILDDTINDFIKSNQYLYSRVSEVKYIEFISLYNYLEGFSPLSTQHKIKGEEFKNVLIILDNGKWNSYNFKYLLDPQNKNCKQDVLLRTQKLFYVCCTRAMDNLVVYCDKPTDAMLKTAKSWFGEDNCQEIYNVI, encoded by the coding sequence ATGGCTTCAAAAGTAACAGAAGACGAGGTTTCAGAAATATTTAAACTTATAGATGATAAGAAAAATTTTGTACTAAATGGTGGTGCCGGAAGCGGAAAAACTTATTCATTGGTTTCGATTATTAATGAAATTTATTCTCAAAATCCATTATCGAAAATAGCGTGTATTACATACACAAATGCAGCAGTTCATGAAATTGAAAACAGAGTTGCTAATAAAAAACTTAAAATTGCAACTATACATGATTTTTTGTGGGAAAATATATATTCTTATCAGAAAGAATTGAAAGAAACTCTTGTTGAAGGAATAAATAAGCAAATTTTTAAAAATATAAAAGTTGAAACTCCATATGATAATAATTTTCAAGATGGAATAAAATACACAGAACATCTTCGTATAGATTATGGCGAAATATCTCATGATGAAATTATTATATTAGCAAATCAAATGTTTGAAAAATATCCGAAATTGTGTAGCATATTGAATAATAAATATGATTTTATATTTGTAGATGAATATCAAGACACATTTTCAGAAGTTGTAAAAATTTTACTTGATTTTTTGCCGAGAGGTGACAATGTAAATAAATGTATAATTGGTTTTTTTGGAGATTCGATGCAGGCCATATATAATAATGGAATAGGCGATTTAAATGAATATATTAAATTAAAAAAAGTTACTGAAATAGTAAAAAAACAAAATCGAAGAAATCCGCAAACAGTAATTGATTTGGCAAATAAAATTCGAACAGATAATCTTAAGCAAGAACCTTCAGAAGATTTTAATGCACCTAATATGGAAAATGGAATTGTAAAGCAAGGCAGCATTAAATTTTTATATGGTGATAATATATCATATGATAATTTAAAAAAAGCCAGTTGTTTTGTCGGATGGGATTTTAATGATTCAAAAGAAACCAAAGAACTCCGATTAACACATAATTTGATAGCGGATACGGCTGGATTTCCGTCATTAATGGAAATCTATGATAAAGATCCTCTTATAAAACTAAAAAATGAATTTTGTAAACATATAAAAGAAAATAATATTTCTATTGACGAAGATAAAAGCTTTGGTGATGTTGTCAATGAAGTTGAATGGACTTTTTCTGATAAAGTGAAGGTGGTTGAGAATCGTGGGAAATCAAAATTTGAAGTTTTCATTAAAGAACCAGAGAATAAAAAATTGTATGACTTGGTTAAAAATATGAAATTTATTGATGTAAAAAAAATATATTTTGATAAAGATAATCTCATTTCCGATAAGAAAGCAATAGATGAAACTTCTTCAACGCAATCAAAAAGGGATAAATTAATTCGTCATTTGTTTAAAATACAATCATTAGTTAAAATGTATAAAGAAAAAAAATATAATGATTTTTTGAGAAGAACATCTTTCAGAATTACATCAATTAAAGATAAGGAAAAAATACACGATAAGATTTCTGAGCTGTCAAGTATGGAAAATAAAACGATTGGTGATGTAATATCATATGCTGACAAAAGCGATCTGTGTATATTAGATGATACAATAAATGACTTTATAAAAAGTAATCAATATTTATATAGCCGTGTATCTGAAGTGAAATATATTGAATTTATAAGTTTATATAATTATTTGGAAGGTTTTTCTCCATTATCTACCCAACATAAAATTAAAGGAGAAGAGTTTAAAAATGTTTTAATAATATTAGATAATGGAAAATGGAATAGTTATAATTTCAAATATTTATTAGATCCACAAAATAAAAACTGTAAGCAAGACGTATTATTGAGAACTCAAAAATTATTTTACGTATGCTGTACTAGAGCAATGGATAATTTGGTTGTGTATTGTGACAAACCTACTGATGCAATGTTGAAAACAGCAAAATCATGGTTTGGTGAAGATAATTGTCAAGAAATTTATAATGTAATATGA
- a CDS encoding DUF960 domain-containing protein: MFSGKRFVTSGIAEKVPLLLQVIMWNMIDTMDEPKDYLQVFDLLEENGKQKIVHSQEQPEYEKEYLFETGTPFLCAKIFVIDDVTHSTMLFNYEY, translated from the coding sequence ATGTTTAGTGGGAAAAGATTTGTTACAAGCGGGATTGCGGAGAAAGTACCGCTATTGTTACAAGTGATAATGTGGAATATGATTGACACCATGGACGAGCCAAAGGACTATTTACAAGTATTCGACTTATTGGAGGAAAACGGAAAACAGAAGATTGTTCATTCACAGGAACAACCGGAATATGAAAAGGAGTATCTGTTTGAAACAGGTACTCCTTTTTTGTGTGCAAAGATTTTTGTCATAGACGATGTGACACATTCAACAATGCTATTTAATTATGAATATTAA
- a CDS encoding transglutaminase domain-containing protein gives MKNYGKLISVIAVLIGLFVMSVSVSAADLAIIVVDGKAVVGNGTSGVAIVASYDEDGKLTKVVKEYVTESSSTVLNVKNGDKVMYWDGLETMNPLSDAVTVTDVISDEDKETIYEAAVDKALREALGKNKGKDMTELQKALALHDWLVMNCQYDVTTSRPNAHTAYGAIVEGYAVCDGYANAYNDLLGRVGVTATYVLGRKPLHLGEDPQLHAWSCVTIGGKKYHVDVTADDPVPDLLGTVSRGYFLVSDTVLNRAGYVDYATHCTDTTYEKYDMFTGFYMQFIWNDDIQKFYYIDMDKVKTTSDFTETLIPSSEENGAKPTSYIITEDSKYICFFRPSFVTSQSTVYLYSFETNKYYTYAIKNIKDVVFCRLRQNGNNIEVVRDYYENDMPVGVIVVKTIPLPTDIKERNVTFDSNYSGGNTTSSKYISNYWTDGDGSFDELTRDGLVFGGWYTEKVGGTKVENFEEISGDDVTLYAHWWGAWSISEDPTLTESGKIIRSLEGYPNVTEEKTIPNLSDESVWTKKYTKPSTMTEEGYELYTSEYGNVKITLPKKDWEYGITYKDGSVYITVTEEASYIVRFKCGDNVGDRKVITNGAGEYRVMNPKDFTPSGTVTATLYDIEMNELATVEYEVE, from the coding sequence ATGAAAAACTATGGGAAATTAATATCAGTAATTGCGGTGCTGATAGGTTTGTTTGTTATGTCGGTGAGTGTTTCGGCGGCAGACTTGGCAATTATTGTAGTGGATGGCAAAGCAGTTGTCGGAAACGGCACGTCGGGTGTTGCGATTGTTGCATCGTATGACGAGGACGGAAAACTTACAAAGGTTGTGAAAGAGTATGTGACGGAAAGCAGCAGTACGGTGCTTAATGTAAAAAACGGCGACAAGGTTATGTATTGGGACGGATTAGAAACAATGAACCCGCTTTCAGATGCCGTTACGGTAACAGATGTCATTTCGGACGAAGATAAAGAAACCATATATGAGGCGGCGGTCGATAAAGCACTTCGTGAGGCTCTCGGCAAAAATAAGGGCAAGGATATGACGGAACTTCAAAAAGCATTGGCACTTCACGACTGGCTTGTGATGAATTGTCAGTATGATGTGACGACATCAAGACCGAATGCACACACTGCGTACGGTGCGATTGTAGAGGGTTATGCCGTTTGTGACGGTTATGCTAATGCATATAACGACCTACTTGGCAGAGTCGGAGTGACGGCAACGTATGTGTTGGGAAGAAAACCGCTACATTTGGGTGAGGATCCGCAACTTCATGCTTGGAGCTGCGTTACAATCGGCGGAAAAAAATATCATGTTGATGTTACGGCAGATGACCCTGTTCCCGATTTGCTGGGCACAGTGAGTCGTGGGTACTTTTTAGTAAGTGATACTGTATTGAACAGAGCAGGATATGTAGATTATGCTACGCATTGTACGGATACGACTTATGAAAAATATGATATGTTTACCGGTTTTTATATGCAATTTATATGGAATGATGATATTCAGAAATTCTACTATATTGATATGGACAAAGTGAAAACTACTTCTGATTTTACAGAAACACTTATACCTTCATCAGAAGAAAACGGAGCGAAACCGACAAGCTATATTATAACTGAGGACAGCAAATATATTTGTTTCTTTAGACCGAGCTTTGTAACGAGTCAATCCACAGTGTATCTTTATAGCTTTGAAACCAATAAATATTATACATATGCAATCAAGAATATTAAAGATGTTGTTTTCTGTCGACTAAGGCAAAACGGAAATAACATTGAGGTTGTAAGAGATTATTATGAAAACGATATGCCGGTGGGTGTGATTGTGGTAAAGACTATTCCGCTTCCGACTGATATAAAGGAACGCAATGTTACATTTGACTCAAATTACAGCGGCGGAAACACGACAAGTAGCAAATATATCAGCAATTATTGGACAGATGGCGACGGTTCGTTTGACGAGCTGACAAGAGATGGTTTGGTGTTTGGCGGTTGGTACACCGAAAAAGTCGGCGGAACAAAAGTTGAAAACTTTGAAGAAATTTCAGGCGATGATGTGACGCTTTATGCTCATTGGTGGGGTGCTTGGAGCATATCTGAAGACCCGACATTGACCGAAAGCGGAAAAATTATTCGTTCGCTTGAGGGTTATCCGAACGTAACGGAAGAAAAAACAATCCCAAATTTATCGGACGAATCGGTGTGGACAAAAAAGTATACAAAACCGTCGACAATGACAGAAGAAGGATATGAGCTATATACCTCTGAATATGGTAATGTGAAGATTACATTGCCGAAGAAAGATTGGGAGTATGGTATTACTTATAAAGACGGCAGTGTTTATATTACCGTTACGGAAGAAGCTTCTTATATAGTCAGATTTAAGTGCGGAGATAATGTCGGAGACAGAAAGGTAATCACAAACGGTGCAGGCGAATATAGAGTGATGAATCCAAAGGATTTTACACCGAGCGGAACTGTTACGGCAACTCTGTATGACATCGAAATGAATGAACTTGCCACGGTTGAATATGAAGTGGAATAA